TGGGTGCAGAGCCGGCCACTGAAAACCTGTGAGCTCCGAGAGCCAGTGCTGTCAGCAGAAATCGCCACGAAGATGGCCCGGTTCCATGGCATGGAGATGCCGTTCACTAAGGAGCCCCACTGGCTGTTTGGGACCATGGAACGGTGAGTCCGGAGCCGCCTCAGGGCCCTTGCACACCTCTTCTGAGCCCCGATCCTGCCCGATGCTACCCTGGGCTGCAGCTGTCTGTGTCCGTGACTGTCCCGCTGAGTGGATCAGGTGTCACAGTGTCTAGCATGGGACTCTGACACAGAACAGGCGTCCGAGTAAGGCAGACAAGTCTGTGCGAACAGTGTTCCAGAGAAGCCCTCCAGTGATAGGAAAACGGGTAGGACAGCCCGGTCTGGGGAAATAGGAAGGGGTAACAGAGGGAGCATGTCTTCTTCTTCGGACTTCAGGTACCTCAAGCAGATCCAGGACCTGCCCCCGACTGGCCTCCCGCAGATGAACCTGCTGGAGACATACAGCCTGAAGGATGAGATGGGCAGCCTCAGGTGAGGGACGGCAGAGTAGGAGagcagcacagcacagcacaggaACCAGTGCTAGGCACCGACTGGGGAACCTCCCCAGTGTTTACTGAGGGCGGGCTCAGGGCCTGGCCCACGGGGTGACTGATCCTCCTCTGGTCACTCCTGCTCAGGACCCATGCCCCCTGTTCTCCTACAGGAAATTGCTAGACTCCACCCCATCACCCGTGGTTTTCTGCCACAATGATGTCCAGGAAGGTAGGAGAGAGCACCGGCATCCTCTAAGGTGAGGGGCCAGAGGGCCCTGGAGTCACTGGAACTCCACCCCGTTTTCCCAGGGAACATCTTGTTGCTCTCAGAGCCAGGAACCACTGACAGACTCATGCTGGTCGACTTTGAGTACAGCAGTTACAACTACAGGTGAGGGTTAGAGGATGGCCTCCGTGGGTCTGCTCCCACAACAGCCTGGAAAGCAGACTAGGCCTTCCTCTCTGCATCCCAGCTGCCCAGGGTATTTGGGGACTGAGTGTCCACCTTCTTCCCCCAGGGGCTTTGACATTGGGAACCATTTTTGTGAGTGGGTTTATGATTACACTCACGAGGAGTGGCCTTTCTACAAAGCGCAGCCTGCAGACTACCCCACCCGGGGGCAGCAGGTATGTGGACCGGAGGCTGGGGAGCGGGACCTGGCctgtgagggaggaggaaggtgaggtcTGGAAAGAATGGTGGGGAAGGGTGTTCCCTGGGAAATGTTCCGCAGTCTCCCCATGGTCTGACTCTGTCTGTCAACCTCAGCTCCATTTTATTCGCCATTACCTGGCAGAGGTCAAGAAAGGTGAGACCATCTCCCAAGAGGACCAGAGGAAACTGGAAGAAGACTTGCTGGTAGAGGCTAATCGGTGAGGAGAGACGGGGCAGCGCGGAGTGCAAGGGAAGAGGGGCCGAGGAGGAGGCTGGCAGGCCGGCTCTGGGACTGCCGGTGGGGGCAGAGCGGAAGAGTCAGGACAGTGTTGGCGTTAAGGCCGTAGGGGAGAAGTTTGAGCTTTGGGGCTTGACCAGCCTGAGGGACGAGATGCAGGTGATGCCAAGTGTGCTCGGCACCCCTGTTTGTCCTGCCCTCCTTAGATACGCTTTGGCGTCCCATTTCTTCTGGGGCCTCTGGTCTATCCTCCAGGCATCTATGTCCACCATAGAATTCGGTTACTTGGTAAGTGACCCAGATGGCTGAGttaggtgggaggtgggggaacaaCAGGGGCCTCATGTTCCCCAGGAAATCTGTGGGCAGACTtggaggggggaggcaggtgcTAGTCTCAAGCCTTCTCACAGGTCTTCTGGGGGGTTTCCTTCCCTAGGAGTATGCCCAGTCTCGCTTCCAGTTCTACTTCCAGCAGAAAGGACAGCTGAGCGGCTTGCCCTCATCCTGACTCTCCAGCCCCCAACTCCGATTGCTCCGGGAGCCTCCAGGGCAGGACCTTGGAGGGAGGCTCTGGGGACTGGGCTGAGCCTGGAGCGAGCCTGGGCCTGAGGATGGCCCGCCTGTCTCCACAGCAGGCAGATGGTGGGAGAGAGCCCCTGGCTGTGTACCTTGAGACAATAAACAAGCTTCTTTCTTCACACCCGGTCCTAGCCCTGCTGCAGAAAGTACCAGCAGGGAGTGCCACACACTCACAGGCGTGATGGCTGCTGTGAGCCTTGTTTTCTCTGGGAAGGGGGGCTCTCGGGTGCTCTGGGCTGGAGAGGCGTTAAGGGTCCACTGTGCCAGCTggagccccctgccctccccctcccggcCCCAGCTTAGAAGTGACACACACTAGAACGATTTGGGTGGCGGGCTAGGAGGTAATGCGGGTACAAAGAGGGCACTGGGCTGGGGCTGCCCAACCCTGAGCACTGGAGATCAGGGGACGGGCAGCGCAGCTGACACTCGGATGACCTTTTCCCTACATTCAGCTATTTTTAGCTCCAATGCTGCCATCCTCACGTGAGACCCTTTGGGCCCCCCCAGGTTCCCAGACCTCTGAGCAATCTCAGCTTGCAGAAAGCCGGCCCGCCCCCACTCCGGATTCCCACCACAGAGAGGAGGGGACTCTGGTTGCCGCCCCACATCTGTTTTCTCAACCCAAATTTGGGAGTGGGTGTCAGGTTCCCGGTGAGGGCGGGGCAGGGATGGCCAGGCCTGAAGGACATGGGGACACGGGCCAGAGCGACTGGCCCCACACGCGGACAGGAGCGAACCCAAGCTGTGAGTGGAGTGGGGGGCAACACGGGGCCGCCCGTGGGGCTCAGAAGCCTAGACCAGAGCAGGGGGCGCGGATGGCGCGGGGTCTCTTGCAGTTGGGTTGTCTGCCTCGCCCCAGATCGACTCTGCTTTCAGGGGCGCGTCTCGCCCCAACCGGAGGCAGCCCTTCACTGTCCTCGGGGCTTCTGAAGATTCCTGGCTCGGCCCTCTTCCCGACCGCTGCCCCACCGTGGCGGACGGAGCACGCCCGGAACGCGGGCGCGAGGGTTCCGCGGCCGTTGGTCGCGCTACGGAGCCGCGGCCGGGGCCGaagccggggccggggccggggccgaaGCGGGCGGCGGGCCTGGGGCGGCCGCTGCTGTATagcggccgggggcgggggcggggacgcGGCGGGGGCTCGGGGGCCCTCGAGGCAGAGggcggctgggggcggggccagccGAAGTCCGCCCGCGcaccctcctgccctgccccctcccaggtgAAGGCCAACCTCCGGGATGGCGGAAGCGCACCAGGCCGTGGCCTTCCAGTTCACTGTGACCCCAGATGGGGTCGACTTCCGGCTCAGTCGGGAGGCCCTAAAACACATCTACCTGTCCGGGATCAACTCCTGGAAGAAACGCCTGATTCGCATCAAGGTGGGCGCGGGTGGTTCTGGCTTCTTCCTCCCGGCAGCTGCAGGATGGAGATcccccgaaggcagaggccaggtGTCAGCCGCTGCCCCATTGTCAAGACCTTCCACCCCCACCTTGGCTTGCAGTTTGGCTGGGTGGCAGGCTGTAGCAGTGCAGAAACCAGAGGGGGGCTCAAGGTGTGGAGGGGAGATGGGCGTGCAAGGAGTAGCAGAGGGCCCCAGTGAGTGAGTGAGCGCGGCAGGCACGGGGGTGCGGAGGAGGGGAAGACCAGACACGAAGGAGGGATGAGCACAGCgggtgagggagggaggcggCCTCCCGGGCAAAGACCAGGGCCTCTCAGGGGCCCACCGTCATTTCTGCCGTAAGTGTGCCTGTTTCTGCCCCACAGAATGGCATCCTTAGGGGTGTGTACCCTGGCAGCCCCACCAGCTGGCTGGTTGTTGTCATGGCAACAGTGGGTTCTTCCTACTGCAAGGTGGACATCTCCAGGGGGCTGGTCTGCTATATCCAGAGGTGCCTCCCTGAGGGGTAAGAAGAAGGGTGACAAGAGAGGGCTGGGCAGCCTCCCAAGGCCAGGGTTCTTGAGCTGGGCACATTCAGGATACCAGCCACTGGAAGTCCTAGGGGCAGCCCTCCCTGGGGGCCACCATTATCTGAGTCCAACATTTTGGAAGTTGGTACTGGAATGCATTCAGACAGGAGTGTGCCGGAGAATGGTCATCCATGCCTTCTCCAAGCTGGTTCACAACCATCAAAACTGAAGTCAGAATTTTCCTAAGGCTGACCTCAAGTGGATTCCCTGCAGCCCTATCCCTTCTCTGACAGATGTGGCCCCTACCAGACCCCACAGACCCGGGCACTTCTCAGCATGGTCGTCTTCTCCACGGGCGTCTGGATGACGGGCATCTTCTTCTTCCGCCAAACCCTGAAACTGCTTCTTTCTTACCATGGCTGGATGTTCGAGATGCATGGCCAGACCAGCCACTTCACCAAAGTCTGGGCTGTGAGCAGAAGCCAGTGGATGGGTTCAGGCAACTGGTTGGAGACTCTAGGGGCCTCATTTGGGGTTCTAAgctggagggaagaggcaggcagggcactGGTGCCTGGTGCATAGGTTTGTCCTGGTTCTGAGGGTCGGGGCCAGCTCCTCTAGGGTTTCTGATTGGTTTCCTTTACTTCCCCTGGTTTTCACCAGAAACATTCTCTGCTCCGTATGCCCAGATCTGTGTCCGTCTTCTGTCCAGCCGGCGGCCCATGCTCTACAGCTTCCAGACATCCCTGCCCAAGCTTCCCGTGCCCAGCGTGCCGGCCACAATTCAGCGGGTAAGGGTCTGAATCAAACATCCCCGTTGGGCAGGCTAGGCTGGACTCAGAGGACTTCACCAAACTAAGGGACTGTCCCTTGCAAAGAGCGAGGTTGAGAGAAATGGGGCTGGGTTGGCAGAGAGTCAGGACAGAAGCAGTCATTGCCGTTTGGCCCCCACGCTGACAATGACTTGG
This genomic interval from Mustela erminea isolate mMusErm1 chromosome 6, mMusErm1.Pri, whole genome shotgun sequence contains the following:
- the CHKB gene encoding choline/ethanolamine kinase gives rise to the protein MAAEGTAVAGGGAVGDRLAKDSLPQSQCPDAAPNRRRGSSLSRDAERRAYQCCREYLGGAWRRVRPEELRVDPVSGGLSNLLFRCSLPDQLPSVGREPREVLLRLYGAILQGVDSLVLESVMFAILAERSLGPQLYGVFPEGRLEQYIPSRPLKTCELREPVLSAEIATKMARFHGMEMPFTKEPHWLFGTMERYLKQIQDLPPTGLPQMNLLETYSLKDEMGSLRKLLDSTPSPVVFCHNDVQEGNILLLSEPGTTDRLMLVDFEYSSYNYRGFDIGNHFCEWVYDYTHEEWPFYKAQPADYPTRGQQLHFIRHYLAEVKKGETISQEDQRKLEEDLLVEANRYALASHFFWGLWSILQASMSTIEFGYLEYAQSRFQFYFQQKGQLSGLPSS